The following proteins come from a genomic window of Lolium rigidum isolate FL_2022 chromosome 5, APGP_CSIRO_Lrig_0.1, whole genome shotgun sequence:
- the LOC124654492 gene encoding LOW QUALITY PROTEIN: protein FLUORESCENT IN BLUE LIGHT, chloroplastic-like (The sequence of the model RefSeq protein was modified relative to this genomic sequence to represent the inferred CDS: inserted 1 base in 1 codon; added 37 bases not found in genome assembly), which produces MPLLMCLSPPAAAPSPPYRRSSGEYIRRANAVLCETSERVFPLARCASSSTDHAHTSSDDFDIANGHGHFLIKSTSDLQTAVSSCFGKAFVVSSAVMLVLPPSCFAEQCEPGYSLPNMPLLFAIAMVGATVGGLLARQRKGELXKLNDQLRQINASLRRQAKIESYAPALSYAPAASKVPESEVIVDPHKQRLITYLRTGKNYLRNQAPDKAFPEFKAALDLAQSLGDHVEEKKAARGLGASLQRQGNYKEAIKYHSMVLSISKMTGEDSGVTEAYGAIADCYTELGELEKAGKFYDEYIARLEND; this is translated from the exons cgccgtcgccgccgtaccggcgaagctccggcgaaTATATCAGACGAGCCAACGCTGTCCTCTGCGAGACTTCTG AGCGAGTGTTTCCTTTAGCTAGATGTGCCTCCTCATCAACTGACCACGCTCATACTAGCAGCGATGACTTCGATATAGCTAATGGACATGGTCATTTTCTTATCAAGTCTACATCTGATCTTCAG ACAGCTGTATCTTCTTGTTTCGGGAAAGCATTTGTTGTCAGCAGTGCTGTCATGCTTGTTCTGCCACCCAGCTGTTTCGCAGAGCAATGTGAGCCGGGGTACTCTCTTCCTAACATGCCCCTGCTGTTTGCAATAGCCATGGTCGGCGCTACTGTCGGAG GGCTCCTTGCGAGACAAAGGAAAGGAGAGC AAAAACTGAATGATCAACTACGTCAGATAAACGCTTCACTGAGAAGACAAGCCAAGATCGAATCTTATGCTCCTGCTTTGAGCTATGCACCAGCTGCTAGTAAGGTGCCAGAATCAGAAGTTATTGTTGATCCTCACAAACAGCGGCTAATTACATATCTGAGGACTGGGAAGAACTACCTGAGAAACCAAGCTCCCGACAAGGCATTTCCTGAGTTTAAGGCAGCTCTTGATCTTGCACAATCTTTGGGTGATCATGTTGAAGAGAAGAAGGCTGCACGGGGATTAG GAGCATCATTACAAAGACAAGGAAATTACAAAGAAGCAATAAAGTACCACTCAATGGTACTCAGCATCTCCAAGATGACCGGAGAGGATTCAGGTGTCACTGAGGCGTACGGAGCAATAGCCGATTGCTACACCGAACTTGGTGAGCTCGAGAAGGCAGGCAAGTTCTACGACGAGTACATTGCAAGATTGGAGAATGACTAA
- the LOC124656631 gene encoding amino acid transporter ANT1-like, which translates to MAAEAAPLLAREDGTAEGSGRGGATWAQTLGNVVVSIVGTGVLGLPYAFRTAGWLAGSLGVAAAGCATLYCMLLLVDCRNKLEEEETEEPRDVHYTYGDLGEKCFGTIGRCLTEILIFLSQAGGSVAYLIFIAQNLNSMLPQFMSPDGFIFAILLPMQIALSFVRSLSSLSPFSIFADVCNVLAMAIVIKEDVRLFDHPFADRSAFSGLWAVPFSFGVALFCFEGFSMTLPLESSMAERKKFRWVLSQAIVCIMFVYSCFGVCGYLAYGDATKDIITLNLPNNWSSSAVKVGLCIALAFTFPVMMHPIHEIFEARIRSSGCLQKLSHNAGGANWIALHLSRVAVVTVLAVVASYVPAFGSFISFIGSTVCALLAFVLPTAFHLSIVGSSLSLWRRLLDYGFLLFGLAFACYGTLACYTE; encoded by the exons ATGGCGGCAGAGGCGGCGCCGCTGCTTGCGCGGGAGGACGGGACCGCCGAGGGATccgggcgcggcggcgccacGTGGGCGCAGACGCTGGGCAACGTGGTGGTGTCCATCGTCGGCACGGGGGTGCTCGGCCTCCCCTACGCCTTCCGCACCGCCGGCTGGCTCGCCGGATCCctcggcgtcgccgccgccggatgCGCCACGCTCTACTGCATGCTCCTCCTC GTGGACTGCCGAAATAAACTAGAAGAGGAAGAAACAGAAGAGCCACGTGACGTGCACTACACATACGGGGATCTTGGTGAGAAGTGCTTTGGGACAATCGGCCGATGCTTGACAGAAATCCTCATATTTCTGTCGCAAGCCGGTGGCTCTGTTGCTTACCTGATATTCATTGCTCAGAATCTCAATTCCATGCTTCCTCAGTTTATGTCGCCAGACGGGTTCATCTTCGCCATCCTCCTGCCTATGCAAATCGCGCTCTCCTTCGTTCGCTCGCTGTCCTCTCTTTCACCATTCAGCATATTTGCCGATGTATGCAATGTCCTAGCGATGGCCATAGTTATCAAAGAGGACGTACGGCTTTTCGATCATCCGTTTGCAGATAGAAGTGCTTTTAGTGGACTTTGGGCGGTACCTTTCTCCTTTGGGGTTGCGCTCTTCTGCTTCGAAGGATTCAGCATGACTCTGCCACTGGAATCATCGATGGCGGAACGGAAGAAGTTCCGCTGGGTGCTTTCTCAAGCAATTGTCTGCATCATGTTTGTGTATTCATGTTTTGGAGTGTGTGGGTACTTGGCTTACGGTGATGCCACCAAGGACATCATTACACTTAATCTTCCCAATAACTGGTCTTCTTCTGCAGTTAAG GTTGGACTATGCATTGCACTTGCATTTACATTCCCGGTGATGATGCACCCGATTCATGAGATTTTTGAGGCGAGAATCAGATCAAGTGGGTGCCTTCAGAAGCTTTCCCACAATGCCGGTGGCGCAAACTGGATAGCCTTGCACTTGAGCCGTGTCGCTGTGGTGACCGTATTGGCTGTGGTGGCCTCCTACGTGCCTGCATTTGGGTCCTTCATCTCCTTCATCGGGAGCACGGTGTGTGCTCTGCTCGCGTTCGTGCTGCCTACTGCCTTCCATCTGAGCATTGTGGGATCGTCGTTGAGCCTGTGGCGACGCCTGCTGGACTATGGTTTCCTTCTCTTTGGCCTGGCTTTCGCCTGCTATGGAACGTTAGCTTGTTATACTGAATGA